From the genome of Alicyclobacillus sp. SO9:
GCACCACTTCTGCGCCAAGCATTTTCATACGGAAGACATTTAGGGCCTGCCGTCGCATGTCCTCTTCACCCATAAACACCTTACACTCCAGGCCGAACAGAGCTGCAACGGTGGCTGTGGCGACACCGTGCTGGCCAGCACCGGTCTCAGCAATGATTTTTTTCTTGCCAGTGTATTTAGCCAATAATGCTTGCCCAATAGTATTATTAATTTTGTGAGCACCAGTATGGTTTAAATCCTCGCGTTTGAGATAGATTTTCGCGCCCCCAAGGTGCTCGGTCAGGCGTTCTGCATAGTACAGAGGCGTAGGGCGCCCTGCATATTGCCGCAAATAGTATGCTAAGTCCCGATTAAATTCTGGATCCGCAATATAGTGGTTAAAGTCCTGTTCCAGTTGGTGCAGTGCGGGCATTAAGGTCTCTGGGACAAACCTTCCACCAAAATCCCCAAACCGTCCGTTCATATCTGGTAGCGCTTCAGTCAAGTTGTTTCACCGCCTCTATCATGTCTGAAATACGTTGTGGGGATTTTCTTCCGTTCTCCTCTACACCTGAAGACACGTCAATCCCAAACGGGTGCCAATACTTTCGCAATTGATGAAGGTTTGCCGGCTTGAGACCGCCAGCAATCCAAATCTCCGAACTAGATGGCATTTTAGCCAAAAAGTCGTCATCAAAGAGCAGGGGCAATAAGGACCAGTCAAACTGCAGGCCAAAGCCGCCTGTGACCCCTTCATTGCTTTCGTTGCTGGGAGCAGGCGCATCCAACAGGATTGCGTCTGTAACCGCACTGTATTGTAAAACCGCCTCTCTCATCCTCTGAAGGTCCTGGTGCCCGTGAGCCGTTACGGACTTCCAAACTCTCAATCCCGCCTTTTGCAGAACTTGGCAGTCTGCTACGGTCTCACTGCCGTGCAATTGGACTCCATCCAACTTCGC
Proteins encoded in this window:
- a CDS encoding phosphoribosylanthranilate isomerase gives rise to the protein MTQLKICGIQPGDDLSFTEEPAVHYIGIIFVRKSRRYVHPVNAKLIRESVHQSCRTMGVFVNTPAREVMQTAKTAKLDGVQLHGSETVADCQVLQKAGLRVWKSVTAHGHQDLQRMREAVLQYSAVTDAILLDAPAPSNESNEGVTGGFGLQFDWSLLPLLFDDDFLAKMPSSSEIWIAGGLKPANLHQLRKYWHPFGIDVSSGVEENGRKSPQRISDMIEAVKQLD